A single Cupriavidus sp. D39 DNA region contains:
- a CDS encoding porin codes for MQQTTKATLALAFLGAACASGAALAQSSVTLYGQVDSFVGSTRAAGGDRAYVVGAGGMQTSYWGIKGTEDLGNGLKAIFDLNGFLRADVGKSGRSDTDGMFTRNAFVGLQSNAYGTVKLGRNTTPYFLSTILFNPLVDSYNFGPSIYHTYKTATSGAVYDPGIIGDSGWSNSVVYSTPTLGGLTVNLIYAFGEQPGSNGQNKWGGNLTYFNGPFGATVAFQQARFNATPGDVTSPAALAGFNKQNAVQGGISYDFKVVKLFAQAQYIKSDISSAAGDIKHRNGQVGASVPVGAGNVLVSYAYDKTSNNVGDFRRNTAALAYDYNLSKRTDVYAAYFYDKLTAQSHADTYGVGVRHRF; via the coding sequence ATGCAGCAAACAACCAAAGCCACGCTTGCGCTGGCGTTCCTGGGCGCAGCCTGCGCCAGCGGCGCCGCGCTGGCGCAATCCAGCGTCACGCTCTACGGGCAGGTCGACTCGTTTGTCGGCAGCACGCGCGCGGCGGGCGGCGACCGCGCCTACGTGGTGGGCGCCGGCGGCATGCAGACGTCGTACTGGGGCATCAAGGGCACCGAGGACCTGGGCAACGGGCTGAAGGCAATCTTCGACCTCAACGGGTTCCTGCGCGCCGACGTGGGCAAATCGGGGCGCTCCGATACCGATGGCATGTTCACGCGCAACGCCTTCGTCGGCCTGCAGAGCAACGCTTACGGCACCGTCAAGCTGGGGCGCAACACCACGCCCTACTTCCTCTCCACGATCCTGTTCAACCCGCTGGTGGACTCCTACAACTTCGGGCCGTCCATCTACCACACGTACAAGACCGCAACGAGCGGCGCGGTCTACGACCCGGGCATCATCGGCGACTCGGGCTGGAGCAACTCCGTGGTCTACTCCACGCCAACGCTCGGCGGGCTGACCGTGAACCTGATCTACGCCTTCGGCGAGCAGCCCGGCAGCAACGGCCAGAACAAATGGGGCGGCAACCTCACCTACTTCAATGGCCCCTTCGGCGCCACCGTGGCCTTCCAGCAGGCCAGGTTCAATGCCACTCCGGGTGACGTGACGTCACCCGCGGCGCTCGCCGGCTTCAACAAGCAGAACGCCGTCCAGGGCGGCATCAGCTATGACTTCAAGGTGGTCAAGCTGTTCGCCCAGGCCCAGTACATCAAGTCGGATATCAGCAGCGCCGCCGGCGACATCAAGCACAGGAACGGGCAGGTGGGTGCATCGGTGCCGGTTGGCGCGGGCAATGTGCTGGTCTCGTACGCCTATGACAAGACTAGCAACAACGTCGGGGATTTCCGCCGCAACACCGCCGCGCTGGCCTACGACTACAACCTGTCCAAGCGCACGGACGTGTACGCGGCGTACTTCTACGACAAGCTGACCGCGCAGTCGCATGCCGACACGTACGGCGTGGGCGTGCGCCATCGCTTCTGA
- a CDS encoding orotate phosphoribosyltransferase: MSQLRTQLDLSSLVGQALLDAGCVKFRTDEPFRLPSGWASPVYIDCRRLISFALLRKALIQRGLALLQDQDRIDGIDAVVGAESSGIAFGAWMADALALPLLYVRKEAKGWARPRRSKASSTPATASCWWTT; encoded by the coding sequence ATGTCTCAACTACGCACTCAACTGGACCTGTCGTCGTTGGTGGGCCAGGCCCTGCTGGATGCCGGCTGCGTGAAGTTCCGCACGGACGAGCCGTTCCGGCTGCCCTCCGGCTGGGCCAGCCCGGTCTATATCGACTGCCGCCGGCTGATCTCGTTTGCACTGCTGCGCAAGGCGCTGATCCAGCGCGGCCTGGCGCTGCTACAAGACCAGGACCGGATCGACGGCATCGATGCCGTGGTAGGCGCCGAATCGAGCGGCATCGCGTTTGGCGCGTGGATGGCCGACGCCCTGGCGCTCCCGCTGCTCTATGTGCGCAAGGAGGCCAAGGGCTGGGCCCGGCCGCGCAGATCGAAGGCGTCGTCAACGCCGGCGACCGCGTCCTGCTGGTGGACGACATGA
- a CDS encoding hydantoinase/carbamoylase family amidase, which yields MEILELKPVAEQLFKDIRELSSDGVGVTRASYGAGETAAAGYLRDFALGNGLEAQADRAANFVFRLPQADAGAPATWVGSHLDSVPQGGNFDGLAGIVAGLLCQLRQQRSGQRSRVPLQVVGFRGEESAWFGKAYMGSGALMGKLSADDLALPHRHTGESLAACMAAAGADVEAIRAQALLLDKAQVHAYLELHIEQGPVMVARGLPVAVVPGIRGNVRHNRIRCIGEAGHSGAVPRWLRKDAMFAVADLITRLDEHWRVLLERGIDLVVTTGVVSTSPEEHSISRIPGMVNFSFEARSKSVETLEGFYQLLRTECKAISRDRGVRFEFDRRIESAPATMDGRLCELLAQACRQRDLPVEQVPSGAGHDASLFANAGIPTGMLFVRNEHGSHNPDEAMDIDDFLLGVQVLDDTIASL from the coding sequence ATGGAAATTCTGGAACTCAAGCCGGTCGCCGAGCAGCTCTTCAAGGACATACGCGAACTGTCGTCAGATGGCGTTGGCGTGACCCGCGCCAGCTACGGCGCCGGCGAGACGGCCGCGGCCGGCTACCTGCGGGACTTCGCGCTGGGCAACGGCCTTGAAGCGCAGGCCGACCGCGCCGCCAACTTCGTCTTCCGCCTGCCGCAAGCCGACGCTGGCGCGCCGGCCACGTGGGTGGGCTCCCACCTGGACTCCGTCCCGCAAGGCGGCAACTTCGACGGCCTGGCGGGGATCGTCGCCGGCCTGCTGTGCCAGCTCCGGCAACAGCGCAGCGGCCAGCGCTCGCGCGTGCCGCTGCAGGTGGTCGGCTTCCGGGGCGAGGAAAGCGCCTGGTTCGGCAAGGCGTACATGGGCTCGGGCGCCCTGATGGGCAAGCTCTCGGCTGACGACCTGGCACTGCCGCATCGGCATACCGGCGAATCGCTGGCGGCCTGCATGGCGGCAGCCGGCGCCGATGTCGAGGCGATCCGCGCGCAGGCGCTGCTGCTCGACAAGGCGCAGGTGCACGCTTACCTGGAGTTGCATATAGAGCAAGGCCCGGTGATGGTCGCGCGCGGCTTGCCGGTCGCGGTGGTGCCCGGCATCCGCGGCAATGTGCGCCACAACCGGATCCGCTGCATCGGCGAGGCCGGCCACTCCGGCGCGGTGCCAAGGTGGCTGCGCAAGGACGCCATGTTTGCCGTGGCCGACCTGATCACGCGGCTGGATGAGCACTGGCGCGTGCTGCTGGAGCGCGGCATCGATCTGGTCGTCACCACCGGCGTGGTCAGCACCAGCCCGGAGGAACACTCGATCTCGCGCATCCCCGGCATGGTGAACTTCAGCTTCGAGGCGCGCAGCAAGAGCGTGGAGACGCTGGAAGGCTTCTATCAGCTGCTGCGCACGGAATGCAAGGCGATCTCCCGCGACCGCGGCGTGCGGTTCGAGTTCGACCGTCGCATCGAGTCGGCCCCGGCCACCATGGACGGCAGGCTCTGCGAGCTGCTGGCGCAGGCATGCCGGCAACGGGACCTCCCGGTTGAGCAGGTACCGAGCGGCGCCGGCCACGATGCATCGCTGTTTGCCAACGCCGGCATCCCCACCGGCATGCTGTTCGTGCGCAACGAGCACGGCTCGCACAACCCGGATGAAGCGATGGACATCGACGATTTCCTGCTTGGCGTGCAGGTGCTGGACGACACCATCGCCAGCCTCTGA
- a CDS encoding dihydroorotate dehydrogenase, whose product MADLSVRVGDLTLRNPVMPASGCFAIEYREALDLNRLGALVIKSVSPRSRAGNPTPRVAETYSGMLNSIGIPSKGLDYYRECVLPPYTRYDTPVVVSISADTAQEFALACEQMSLPEVAAIEANISCPNLEADGMAFAMLPETTYKAVSAIRRRTRHPFWVKLTPNASNIAAVARAAEDAGADAIVMGNTVLGMAIDVRTRKPKLGNVMGGLSGPAIKPIALRLVHQCYRAVRIPIIGCGGIQNAEDAVEFMLAGAAAVQVGTASFRDPGVMQKIIDGLQDYCQETGTEALRELVGQVRLDPHLSDRWLRFAQQSG is encoded by the coding sequence TTGGCTGATCTATCCGTTCGGGTTGGCGACTTGACGCTGCGCAACCCAGTCATGCCCGCCTCCGGCTGCTTCGCCATCGAGTATCGCGAAGCGCTGGACCTCAACCGGCTTGGCGCGCTGGTGATCAAGAGCGTCTCCCCCAGGTCCCGGGCCGGCAACCCCACGCCGCGGGTAGCCGAGACCTATAGCGGCATGCTCAATTCCATCGGCATCCCGAGCAAGGGGCTCGACTACTACCGCGAATGCGTGCTGCCGCCGTACACCCGCTACGACACGCCCGTGGTGGTCTCGATCTCCGCCGATACCGCGCAGGAGTTCGCCCTGGCGTGCGAGCAGATGTCCCTGCCCGAGGTTGCCGCGATCGAGGCCAATATCTCCTGCCCCAACCTGGAAGCCGACGGCATGGCCTTTGCCATGCTGCCCGAGACCACCTACAAGGCGGTCAGCGCCATCCGCCGGCGTACGCGCCACCCCTTCTGGGTCAAGCTCACGCCCAACGCCAGCAACATTGCGGCGGTGGCGCGCGCGGCGGAAGACGCGGGCGCGGACGCCATCGTCATGGGCAACACCGTGCTGGGCATGGCCATCGATGTGCGCACCCGCAAGCCCAAGCTGGGCAATGTCATGGGCGGCCTGTCCGGCCCGGCCATCAAGCCGATTGCCCTGCGGCTGGTGCACCAGTGCTATCGCGCCGTGCGCATTCCCATCATCGGCTGCGGCGGGATCCAGAACGCCGAGGATGCCGTCGAGTTCATGCTCGCCGGCGCCGCCGCGGTCCAGGTTGGCACGGCGTCCTTCCGCGATCCCGGCGTCATGCAGAAGATCATCGACGGGCTGCAGGACTATTGCCAGGAGACCGGCACCGAAGCGCTGCGCGAGCTGGTGGGCCAGGTCCGGCTCGACCCGCACTTAAGCGACCGCTGGCTGCGCTTTGCGCAGCAATCCGGCTGA
- a CDS encoding dihydroorotate dehydrogenase electron transfer subunit: MSATLCGPDGAATVASHRCRVVEHSWVNRRYRHIRLEADAPIARITKPGQFYQLRCPATETEQPFLLRPMSVYGAGPEDGRIEFLYNVTGVGTRAMASLPVDGHMEIVGPLGNTFTFRPDFKRILVVARGVGLATMAPLIQQAADAGVAITAVMSARTREDLMEQEFLRGANAQVHSVFDADGSSSVDAVEVLMRSLIGQQRPDAVYTCGSHRLLMLLQRVLADYPEVVGEVAMEQRMACGMGVCLSCVRLFDCDGDKQFLRVCREGPVFSIREVVGEVEFG; the protein is encoded by the coding sequence ATGTCTGCAACCTTGTGCGGCCCGGACGGCGCCGCCACGGTGGCGTCCCATCGCTGCCGCGTAGTCGAACATTCGTGGGTCAACCGGCGCTACAGGCACATCCGCCTGGAAGCGGATGCGCCGATTGCCCGCATCACGAAGCCCGGGCAGTTCTACCAGCTCCGCTGCCCCGCCACCGAAACGGAACAGCCGTTCCTGCTGCGCCCCATGAGCGTCTATGGCGCGGGGCCGGAAGATGGCCGCATCGAGTTCCTCTACAACGTGACCGGCGTCGGCACGCGGGCCATGGCCAGCCTGCCTGTCGATGGCCACATGGAAATCGTGGGCCCGCTGGGCAACACCTTTACCTTCAGGCCGGATTTCAAGCGGATCCTGGTGGTGGCGCGCGGCGTGGGCCTGGCCACCATGGCACCGCTGATCCAGCAGGCAGCCGATGCCGGCGTGGCCATCACCGCGGTGATGTCGGCCCGCACCCGCGAGGACCTGATGGAGCAGGAGTTCCTGCGCGGGGCCAACGCGCAAGTGCATAGCGTGTTCGATGCCGATGGCTCCTCATCCGTGGACGCCGTGGAAGTGCTGATGCGCAGCCTGATCGGGCAGCAGCGGCCGGATGCGGTCTACACCTGTGGCTCGCACCGCCTGCTGATGCTGCTGCAGCGCGTGCTGGCCGATTATCCCGAGGTGGTGGGCGAAGTCGCCATGGAGCAGCGCATGGCCTGCGGCATGGGCGTGTGCCTGTCTTGCGTGCGGCTGTTCGATTGCGACGGCGACAAGCAATTCCTGCGGGTCTGCCGGGAAGGCCCCGTGTTTTCCATTCGCGAAGTGGTCGGGGAGGTGGAGTTTGGCTGA
- a CDS encoding MFS transporter produces MEANARVSVPTSDAPPLQPDRTSPYAWKALAGSAIGYAMDGFDLLILGFMLPAISVALALSTGQSGALVTWTLIGAVAGGIVFGALSDRYGRVRVLTWTIVLFAVFTGLCAFAQGFWDLLAYRTIAGIGLGGEFGIGMALAAEAWPASKRARVSSYVALGWQSGVLLASLLTPLLLPHIGWRGMFLLGVVPALVAWFVRNKLHEPEVFVRHAETQDKKKANAFKLLVADGRTTRTSLGIVILCSVQNFGYYGIMIWLPTYLSKALGFSLTKSAMWTSVTIVGMMIGVYVFGQLADRIGRKPSFLIFQAGAVAMVIAYSRMSDPVTMLWAGAVMGMFVNGMIGGYGALISEAYPTAARATAQNVLFNIGRGVGGFGPIVVGALAASYSFQVAIALLASIYVLDMIATIFLIPELKGVELE; encoded by the coding sequence ATGGAAGCCAACGCCCGCGTATCGGTCCCCACATCCGACGCCCCACCCCTACAACCCGACAGGACCTCGCCCTACGCCTGGAAGGCGCTGGCCGGCTCAGCCATCGGTTACGCGATGGACGGGTTCGACCTGCTCATCCTCGGTTTCATGCTGCCGGCCATCAGCGTGGCTCTCGCCCTGAGCACCGGCCAGTCCGGCGCGCTGGTGACGTGGACGCTGATCGGGGCAGTTGCCGGCGGCATTGTCTTCGGCGCGTTGAGCGACCGTTACGGGCGGGTGCGGGTGCTCACCTGGACCATCGTGCTGTTTGCGGTCTTCACCGGCCTGTGCGCGTTCGCGCAGGGGTTCTGGGATTTGCTGGCCTACCGCACCATCGCCGGCATCGGCCTGGGCGGCGAGTTCGGCATCGGCATGGCGCTGGCCGCGGAGGCCTGGCCCGCCAGCAAACGCGCGCGGGTGTCTTCGTACGTGGCGCTCGGCTGGCAAAGCGGCGTGCTGCTGGCGTCTTTGCTGACGCCGCTGCTGCTGCCGCATATCGGCTGGCGCGGCATGTTCCTGCTGGGCGTGGTGCCGGCGCTGGTGGCCTGGTTCGTGCGCAACAAACTGCATGAGCCGGAAGTGTTCGTGCGCCATGCCGAAACCCAGGACAAGAAGAAAGCGAATGCGTTCAAGCTGCTGGTTGCCGATGGCCGCACCACGCGGACCAGCCTCGGCATCGTGATCCTGTGCTCGGTCCAGAACTTTGGCTACTACGGCATCATGATCTGGCTGCCCACCTATCTGTCCAAAGCCCTGGGTTTCTCACTGACCAAGTCCGCCATGTGGACCTCGGTCACCATCGTCGGGATGATGATCGGCGTCTATGTCTTCGGCCAGTTGGCCGACCGCATCGGCCGCAAGCCCAGCTTCCTGATCTTCCAGGCCGGCGCGGTGGCGATGGTGATTGCGTATTCGCGGATGTCGGACCCCGTCACCATGCTCTGGGCCGGCGCGGTCATGGGCATGTTCGTCAACGGCATGATCGGCGGCTACGGCGCGCTGATCTCGGAAGCCTATCCCACGGCGGCGCGCGCTACCGCGCAGAACGTCCTGTTCAACATCGGGCGTGGCGTGGGCGGCTTCGGGCCCATCGTGGTCGGCGCGCTGGCCGCCAGCTACTCCTTCCAGGTGGCCATTGCCCTGCTGGCCAGCATCTACGTGCTGGACATGATCGCCACGATCTTCCTCATCCCCGAGCTCAAGGGCGTCGAGCTGGAATAA
- a CDS encoding TetR/AcrR family transcriptional regulator, translating to MKKPATTRSNAPVKRGQSQGGSIKPEGQWHHGDLRASLIAWGTHLLDTEGIAGMSMRTAAKLAGVSAGAPAYHFGDRNGLLAAIAAQAFRDLVAYRRQRVEKTDPADAAGRLRAVMLGYVEFAQAHPARFHLMFGPEIADREAYPELMEAGAASFQVLRSAIGPVLQGPSVGALSEEQLAFSVWAATHGLATLTIDRRRVPIASTQQPTAEQLADIVVRFCLAALRGSTTAR from the coding sequence ATGAAGAAGCCAGCAACAACACGCAGCAACGCCCCGGTAAAGCGTGGCCAGTCCCAAGGCGGAAGCATCAAGCCGGAAGGGCAATGGCACCACGGCGACCTGCGCGCTTCGCTGATCGCATGGGGCACCCACCTGCTCGATACCGAGGGAATCGCCGGCATGAGCATGCGCACGGCCGCCAAGCTGGCTGGCGTCTCGGCGGGCGCGCCGGCGTATCACTTCGGGGACCGGAACGGGCTGCTGGCCGCCATCGCGGCCCAGGCGTTTCGCGACCTGGTGGCGTATCGCCGCCAGCGCGTGGAAAAGACCGATCCCGCCGACGCCGCTGGCCGGCTGCGGGCAGTCATGCTCGGCTATGTGGAGTTTGCGCAGGCCCATCCGGCGCGGTTCCACCTGATGTTCGGGCCGGAGATCGCGGACCGGGAAGCGTATCCCGAGCTGATGGAGGCGGGCGCAGCATCGTTCCAGGTGCTGCGCAGCGCCATCGGGCCCGTACTGCAAGGCCCAAGCGTCGGCGCGCTCAGCGAGGAGCAGCTGGCGTTCTCCGTGTGGGCCGCCACCCACGGCCTGGCCACGCTGACCATCGACCGCCGCCGCGTGCCGATCGCCTCCACGCAGCAGCCCACGGCCGAGCAGCTGGCCGACATCGTCGTGCGGTTCTGCCTGGCGGCGTTGCGTGGATCGACAACGGCGCGTTAG